A window from Synechococcus sp. RSCCF101 encodes these proteins:
- the aroC gene encoding chorismate synthase codes for MGNSFGTLFRISSFGESHGGGVGVIVDGCPPRLALSLEDIQSDLDRRRPGQSSITTPRKEADRVEILSGLLDGVTLGTPIAMLVRNKDQRPKDYGEVQQAFRPSHADATYQAKYGIQARSGGGRASARETIARVAGGAIARQLLARTHGTEVIAWVQRIHTIEAGIDPALVNRDAVEATPVRCPEPEAAAAMIERIEAIGREGDSCGGVIDCLVRRPPVGLGMPVFDKLEADLAKAVMSLPATKGFEIGSGFAGTLLKGSEHNDAFLPSEDGSLRTATNNSGGIQGGISNGEPIRIRVAFKPTATIRKEQRTVDVTGAATTLAARGRHDPCVLPRAVPMVEAMVSLVLADHLLRQQGQCSLL; via the coding sequence ATGGGCAACAGCTTCGGCACCCTCTTCCGGATCAGCAGCTTCGGTGAATCCCACGGCGGCGGCGTGGGTGTGATTGTGGATGGCTGTCCGCCGCGGCTCGCCCTCAGCCTCGAGGACATCCAGAGCGATCTGGATCGTCGCCGGCCGGGTCAGAGCAGCATCACCACGCCGCGCAAGGAGGCGGACCGGGTCGAGATTCTCAGCGGGCTCCTGGACGGCGTGACCCTGGGCACCCCGATCGCGATGCTGGTTCGCAACAAGGACCAGCGCCCGAAGGACTACGGCGAGGTGCAGCAGGCCTTCCGCCCCTCCCACGCCGATGCCACCTATCAGGCGAAGTACGGCATCCAGGCCCGCAGCGGTGGCGGCAGGGCCTCGGCCCGCGAAACCATCGCCAGGGTGGCGGGCGGAGCCATCGCCCGGCAGCTGCTGGCACGCACCCACGGCACCGAGGTCATCGCCTGGGTGCAGCGGATCCACACGATCGAAGCCGGCATCGATCCGGCCCTGGTGAACCGCGATGCCGTGGAGGCCACACCGGTGCGCTGCCCGGAGCCCGAGGCGGCGGCGGCGATGATCGAGCGGATCGAAGCGATCGGGCGCGAGGGAGATTCCTGCGGCGGCGTGATCGATTGCCTGGTGCGCCGGCCACCGGTGGGTCTGGGCATGCCGGTATTCGACAAGCTGGAGGCGGACCTGGCCAAGGCGGTCATGTCACTGCCCGCCACCAAGGGATTCGAAATCGGCTCCGGCTTCGCGGGAACGCTGCTCAAGGGCAGCGAACACAACGATGCCTTCCTGCCCAGTGAGGACGGGTCCCTGCGCACCGCCACCAACAACTCCGGCGGCATTCAGGGAGGCATCAGCAACGGCGAGCCGATCCGGATCCGGGTGGCCTTCAAGCCCACGGCCACCATCCGCAAGGAGCAGCGCACGGTGGATGTGACCGGGGCCGCCACCACCCTCGCCGCCCGCGGGCGGCATGACCCCTGCGTGCTTCCCCGCGCCGTGCCGATGGTGGAGGCCATGGTGAGCCTGGTGCTGGCGGATCACCTGCTGCGGCAGCAGGGCCAGTGCAGTCTGCTCTGA
- a CDS encoding bifunctional 4-hydroxy-2-oxoglutarate aldolase/2-dehydro-3-deoxy-phosphogluconate aldolase encodes MEAAASLVASLRSQPLIVVLRLSPDSGDGLHVFERARAELLRHLTLLAEAGLRHVELAWSPHPQWPELVRQARRLCPDVLLGAASITDRRGLEAASACGLRFAISPVLCADLLERATALGLLLVPGVFSPSEVHRAVALGCAVVKLFPASSLGPRYWSQLAAPLGSLPFCIASGGLTPADVIPWLDAGVDAVALGRRWKESGPQASGDLRGLLDALEARSG; translated from the coding sequence ATGGAGGCGGCGGCGTCCCTCGTCGCGTCCCTCCGCAGCCAGCCCCTGATCGTGGTGCTTCGCCTGTCCCCGGATTCCGGGGATGGGCTTCACGTGTTTGAGAGGGCGCGGGCTGAGCTGCTGCGGCACCTCACCCTGCTCGCCGAGGCCGGTCTCCGTCATGTGGAGCTGGCCTGGTCCCCCCATCCGCAATGGCCCGAACTGGTGCGTCAGGCGCGCCGGCTCTGCCCGGATGTGCTGCTGGGGGCGGCCTCGATCACCGACCGCCGAGGCCTGGAGGCCGCCTCGGCCTGTGGTCTTCGCTTCGCCATCAGTCCGGTGCTGTGTGCCGATCTGCTGGAGAGGGCCACGGCCCTGGGCCTGCTGCTCGTGCCGGGCGTCTTCAGCCCGAGCGAGGTGCACCGGGCCGTGGCGCTGGGCTGCGCGGTCGTGAAACTGTTCCCGGCCTCGAGCCTCGGCCCGCGGTACTGGTCGCAGCTGGCGGCTCCCCTGGGCTCCCTTCCCTTCTGCATCGCCTCGGGCGGACTCACGCCCGCGGACGTGATCCCCTGGCTGGATGCGGGCGTTGACGCCGTGGCCCTCGGCCGACGCTGGAAAGAGTCCGGCCCTCAGGCTTCCGGCGATCTGCGGGGCCTGCTGGACGCCCTCGAGGCCCGCAGCGGCTGA